In Rosa rugosa chromosome 4, drRosRugo1.1, whole genome shotgun sequence, the genomic stretch GGAAGTTGGCAGTTCATTCTGCTACATTGCATTTCGTCAAAGTGGAGTGTGTGAAGTTTGTACCCTATTTTATGTCTGAACGGGCCTCTCTCTATTGGTCGTCAATCGGATTGCTTGGTGAGTATTGTCCTACTAGAAAAAAGTACAGATTTACTGCTGGTGAAGTTGAATGCATCCATCTTGGATCATTAGAAGGCAATAACGCTCACTCTCTTGGTTGCCATTTTATGCAACCTGTTCCCTTTGCCGACTTATCTGATAAAGGAGCCCTTCTCCTATAATTCATCATCTCTGTCATACCCTTGTTGAAGATGGCTCTACAGAACATTGGTGCTTCCAACCGTGATGATGCCTTCTACAGGTATAAGATGCCAAGGATGATAACTAAGATTGAAGGTAGAGGAAATGGCATCAAGACTAATGTGGTTAACATGGTGGAAATCGCAAAGGCCTTGGCTAGACCTGCTTCTTATACCACCAAGTATTTTGGCTGTGAGCTTGGAGCACAGTCAAAGTTCGATGAGAAGACTGGAACTTCCCATGTGAATGGTGCTCATGACACTGCAAAGCTTGCTGGACTTCTTGAGAACTTCATTAAGAAATATGTGCAGTGCTATGGCTGTGGGAACCCTGAAACTGAGATTATCATCACTAAGACGCAGATGCTCAATCTCAAATGTGCTGCATGTGGGTTTGTGTCTGATGTTGACATGAGGGACAAGCTTACAACTTTTATCCTCAAGAATCCTCCAGAGCAGAAGAAGTCTgccaaagaaaagaaagccATGAGGAGGGCAGACAAAGAGCAGCTTAAGGAAGGGGAGGCTGCTGATGAGGAGCAAAAGAAGCTTAAGAAGGAGGCAGCAAGAAAGAAAGGCACTTCTGGCTCCAAAGTATCAAGCAAGAAGAAAACCACCGGTTCGGATGAGGATCACTCCCCTACTCGGAGCCACGGAGATGTGATTGACCAAGCCGCTGAagacgatgatgatgatgtccAGTGGCAGACAGACACATCCATAGAGGCAGCCAAGAAGCGAATCGAGGAGCAGTTGAGTGCTGCTACTGCTGATATGGTCATGCTTTCTACcacagaagagaagaaaaaatctCCACCAAAGTCTCCAGAGCGTGAAAAGAAAGCTGAGGCTAAGAGTGAGAATGGTGCTGATAATGTCCATGGGAAGCTTGTTGATGAGATCAAACAATCCTTGAAAGCCGGGAGCAATAGCAGTCAGCTCAAAACCCTTTTGGGTACTCTTTCTGGTACTCCCCAAGAGAAAATGGATGCCTTACTTGAAGCTCTCTTTGAAGGTGTTGGAAAGGGGTTCTCCAAGGAGGTGACCAAGAAGATCAAGTACATTTCTGAAGCAACTATAGCCGAGGGCTCTCAGCTGACTTTGTTGCGTGGACTTGAGTCCTTCTGTGATAAGGCGAACCCTGATGCTACAAAGGAGGTGGCCTTGGTTTTGAAATCACTGTATGATGAAGATGTGCTGGAGGAAGAGTATATTATGAAGTGGTATCAGCAAGGCTTAAGCGGCAAGGCAAAAAGCTCCCAGATTTGGAAGAACATTAAGCCTTTCATTGAGTGGCTCCAGAGTGCTGAGTCGGAGACAGAAGAGGAGTGAATGGCATATCTAACATGCTCGCTTGCATTATTTGCTGCTTGATTACTAGTATGGAGTATTAGTTGtgttttcttattttatttcCTCTTGAATAATGAGGTATTAGTTGTCTTTGTCTGGAAATAAAGGGGGAGTTGATGGGTTGGGCTTGTCTGGCCTGCCCCCTGTTATGAATTGCGTTTTTGTTTGAGATGAACTTATTTGTTCTTGTTATATGTTTCGATAATAATGTTCATACTTCATTTTCAAAGTTTTGGTTGTTGAGCCTTAATGTTGTCTTGTctctggttttggttttggtatcTCGAATGGTATTTGCTTTTCATCTAGATCTGTCATTGACTTTTCTACAAACACATAGCATGCACTCAGAATGGTAGTTTTAAATGGGTTGTGTTATGTCTGGTATGGGTTAATGCAGCTTATCAGTCAGCGTTCTTGATTATAGACTTCTGTAACAAACCCATGTCACCAAGAAGATTCATGAATATTTCGGATGCCCGGAAATTTTTGCGAGTCTTGTGTAATCGTATATTCGCATTGAATGGTCTAGACAGCAAATGTATAATGTTTATGAAGCTTATCCACAAACTTGTTAAAGATAAAATTTTAGCTGGTCTTACAATGAATATTAACTTGATCAGGTTGGTTATACAGCGGTAAAATGTCACTTCAAGAGCAATGATTGGCAAGTTTTGATCAGAGTGGAAGCATTAGACGAAATGTATATGGTCACAAACTTTACTATGTCAACCAATGGTTGTTGATCCTCCTCAACTTTGGCTGGCTACGCCCATGCTCATAGCACCTATATGTGGGGACTTTCAAGTTTCATAAGATAAGAACGGTTTCTTTATCAATgtcttcttatttatttatttattccaAATTATCAATCTGATATACGTATCAAATGAAAAACACGCTGGCCTATATCCTCATTTTAGGGTTGGTTTTGCATCATCCCAATTGAATCACATCTACACAATCTTATCAAACCTAAAAGAGTTCTTGACAAAGAAGTAGAACAGGCTCAACCATGGTCGGGTTGTAACTCAATTATCTTCTCTAATCCAATGGCTCCCCAGGTTTCCGAAAGCAATTAGTTAATGTATTAGGTTCCATCACTCCAATTCTTTAAAACAATGTTCAATATTTATTATTAATGTGATTCTTAAACTTCATCCACCTCATTTTCTTCTGGTCAAAGTGGATGATGCGTACAAGTTAAAAGTTCCCCATATTTTTTGGTTGTGGTATTATCTATGTTGGGGTCAAGCGTCTTGTCTTCACCTAAAAGGTGCCAACAACAATGACACTCATGTCATTGTATTTGACAAAACATGGTCCAAACATATGTAGTTATGTCACTCATGTAATAAATTTAAGAGTTATATCTACAAATTTAATATAATCAAGGAAAAACATAATCTACGAACATTATGTTTATAGGGGTTACGAAGAAGACTCACGAAGTATAGTATAAGCGTTGATTATGAGTGGAGTAGAAATTCGAAGACAAAGAAGAGGGAACCTACAAAATTTGCTAAGTATGGGATTTAGCCGCCTCCATGTCCTTTGGATCTCAAAATTGGTGTTGAACAAAACGGTGAGATAGTAGTcaaattcttaaaaaaaaatcatgatttCTCAAAATATTTAAGATAGATAATGATCCCATTAGTCTCATATTGCAAAGTGGTTCTTTCACTTCAGATACAAGTTTCAAGAATTCAATCACAAATATACTATATTCAAATTTGAACACCACCCCAATCTCGAGTTTCACATCAAAACAGGGCAAAGATTTAATACGAAGAGGTCATTGACCACCTCTTTTGCAGGTAATACATTAGTTAATAGTTCAATTATCCGATTGCCTTGTATCTCTAATTAGAGATAAGTTTTATCACAAAATGTGAAGGCAAAATAGAAAAACGTGACTAAACGAGGGTCTTAGTACAGAGAAAATAACAAATGCCGACCGCGACATGAAGGCAGGAAAATCCGGTCCGTGCCACGCCCCTTAATATTCGTATGAGATCCCTTAATTAAGAACTTAATTAAGACCAACACAAACACCAATAACCATAACGGGTTTTTCGAAAATTTCTATCTGAATTGGACTGCACAGTCAAAGTTTCAATTCAAAGAAACAGTAGCCAACCAATTTGAGGTCGGCAATTGGCGTTCAAACCGCTTACGTTTGCAATCcctaagaaaaccaaaaacagaaagaaaataagaaaaatatccTAACAAACAAACCTGATGGTTGACTTCTCTCACTCTCAGTGTCAGTGTCAAATTTTCAGTGGCATTCACTCAGTCACTGACTCACCAACCACCAATTCCAGTCTATTTACTATTCATTTCACTCAAGTACCACTCCAATAGAAAAGGTGATGTCAAGCACAGGGAGGGAGAGGGACAAAGATGTAGAACAGCAATGGTTATGGTACTTGCTGcatatgaccaaaaaaaaatggTACTTGCTCCATGGCCCTATATAGGATTCTCTGACAACTCCCATTAATTGAACCCCCAGAGCATATAACAAATCTAATGGATTTATCAACCTAATAAATGGACTTACGATTTTATTACTCTGTCGTATTATTACTACGTTACGTTGTCTGATTGTCGATCGATAAGACATTGTCGCTGCGTACTTTGAACCTTTATTACGAGTCTATAAATTAAACGGAAAGTTGTATTATATGTAACTACATCTAACACAAATTGTCATAATGTAATGATTTATTATCATATCATAACACTGTGCATGTTGTCAAAACAACACGTCAACACGCAATTAAACAATCCTAATCACAATCTGACAAGTGACAAATACAACTTACAGGATTGTCCTATTGTATTGTAAATGTTCTTTTCTCTTCTATTACACGACGTCACCAATTTTTCCTTTGTTCGAACTTCTAAACCACACCATCAAACATtctattgataaaaaaaatataacaatTAATTCCGATTCGCAATCTGACAACATAAATTTCAGGTGGTGGATTACGTTTAGAAGTGTGTGAAAACCGTAATTTGACAGAAGCAGAAGACGGCACAGTCGGTCACAAAGAGGCCGAGTTTTTTTAACCCACTACTACTACTTCTTTAATTACTTACttacttaattaattaaacaacaaaaattaaaaatataaataaagcTGCTGAATCAGACTCAGACAGAGACagtttcttcaattttctttctttctctgaaAAACCAagacacacacactctctcacAATCCCTCACTCATTCCTCCATTCAAATCCCTAAATCCCAAAACCACACTATGCCTCCCAATTCTCACCGTCACACTCGCTCTCGCTCTCACTCTCACGCGCCTCCTCCGCCTCCGCCGTCGCAGCTCGTCTCCATCGACCCCAAAATCTGGCGAGCCTGCGCCGGCAACTCCGTCACCATCCCCACTCTCCATTCTAGGGTTTACTACTTCCCCCAGGGCCACCTCGAACActccaccacctcctcctcctccgctcCGGTTCTTCTCTCCCCTCTCGTCCTCTCCAAGCCTCTCATTCTCTGCCGCATCGCCGCGGTCCAGTTCCTCGCCGATCCCACCACCGACGAGGTCCTCGCCAAGCTCCTCCTCCATCCTGTTCACTCCGGACTCTCCCCTCACCACCGCGAACTCAGCGCCGCCGCCGCGGCGGAGGAGGGAGAGGAGGACGACGATGGCGGCGATAGGGTGGTGTCGTTCGCTAAGATCTTGACTCCTTCCGATGCTAACAATGGCGGTGGTTTCTCTGTCCCGAGGTTCTGTGCTGACTCGATTTTCCCGCCGCTTAACTACCAGGCTGAGCCGCCGGTCCAGACGCTCTCCGTCACCGACCTGCACGGCGGCGTTTGGGACTTCCGCCACATCTACCGCGGGACTCCCCGGAGGCACTTGCTCACCACCGGCTGGAGCAAGTTCGTCAATCACAAGATgctcgtcgccggcgactctgTGGTGTTCATGAGGAGCTCCAGAGGTGGGGAGATGTACGTCGGGGTAAGGCGGACCATGAGGGCGAGCGCCGGCGGCGATTGCGGCAGGTGGAGCTCTCACATTGGGCTGAAGTCGGAGGAGGAAGGTTCTGGAAGTGACGGCTTTAAGACTAAGCTTTCGGCGGCGGCTGTGGCGGAGGCTGCGGAGATGGCGGCGCAGGACATGGCGTTTGAGGTGGTGTATTATCCGAAAGCTGGGTGGGCCGACTTTGTGGTGAAGGCAGAGGTGGTGGAGAAGGCATTGAAGGTGTTTTGGACGGCTGGGATGAGAGTCAAGATGGCCATGGAGACTGATGACTCCTCCAGGATGACTTGGTTTCAGGGCACTCTGTCTTCGGCCTTTGTTCCGGAGAATGGGCCTTGGAAGGGATCCCCATGGCGTATGCTTCAGGTATTTCATTTCTCTCCTCAGCTTTTGGCTTTGAATTTATATTAACAACTGATTGAGTCAAGGGAAATGTAGAGGCAATTGCTTTGCACTTGTTATTAGCTTCTCATCGAAACTCATTGATGTTTATATGACACATTTTACTGTAATGTAGATCCAGTTGGATGTAGTTTTCTGTAAATATCAATGATTGATTTGGAATAGACTTTCAATGATTGATTTCATTTATGAATTGATCAGTTATTATGTTTTAATTGTATTCCAGAGGATACTACTGTTGTGGCTTTGATTTTTATCTTTTATGCTTGTTGCAATATTACTGTTAAGATTTCTGGGATTAATGAGAATAtttgatttttaataaagcAACTCAGCCTGAATTGTTCTATAGTTGCTTGTTTTGAATGATTTATAATAGGTTAGGCTCATTTAACTTGTATAAAAAATGTTGGAGGAGAAGTGGGATTGAACGAGTTACTTGATCGATACCTCTGTGATAATATATGCATTGCACCAACTTTTCTGCGGCCTTGCCTGTTCAAATATTTGATATCATTTGTGTTAAAATCAGTATGGtcttgaagaagaaagaaaaaaaaaaggaaagagcaAACTTCCTGTTCTGAAAAGAAATAACCATGTGAAGACACCTTTGATTCAGATTGTAGATTATAAGTATCCATTGAATGTTGTGTTCGAGAGTTGAGAGTATGCCCTTTCAAAATGTTTCCCTATAGACTGTTCACAGTTTAGCAAACCAGAATTTCGATGCTTCACATTCAGTTCTACCTGAGATTAAGAGTAACCTATTATATCAGGCATGCTAACACAACAATGCACACACACAACAGTTCTACCTGTAGTTGTTTATATATAGGTAGAATATTTCTGTAGAAATATCCGTCGGATGTTTTAAAATTTTACATTTTGTCATATGCTGAACTCATTGCCTTTAGCATATACTAATTTAAGTTTTATAGTTCATGCCTAGTATTTAGTTATCTAACGATCTCTATATAATAGGTTACATGGGATGAACCTGAAGTTCTGCAGAATGCTAAGAGGGTGAGCCCATGGCAAGTTGACTTTGTTGCATCAACACCTTCTCTTCATACTGTACCTTCGCTTCATACTGTATTTCCCCCAACAAAGAGACTCCGAGCTCCACTGAATCCTGGGCTGCTGAGAAATGGAGAGGAAGAATTCATGATACCTATAACCGGAGCAGCTAATTCAACAATGGGGCAATTCAATGCTTCCTTGTTGAACTATAACATTTTTCCTGCTGGCATGCAGGGAGCCAGGCAAGATCTATTCTGTGTATCCAATGTATCTCATTTGTTAAATGAAAATTCTCCTCGGATGTGCACCTATAATTCCTTTGGCAACAACAACATGGTGCCAAGGTTGAAGAGGGTGTCAACTGAGTTGAACATTGGAAGTCCACAGTCTGATCAATTATCACCAGATAGCCAGAGTAGTCCACATTCCTTTGGCATGGAACTTGATGGGAACCGAAACTGCAACTCGACAAAGGTCGGAAGAAGTTCTTTTCAACTCTTTGGTCAGACCATTCAACTTGAAGGTATTGATGCTGTTGGTTGCACTGGGGACGGTGGCAATATAGGGTATAATGAAACTGAACTTCTGAACAACCAACTGGATCTTTCTTATACCAAACTGCTTGAAAGGATTGATGTTCGAGTCTCAGCTGTTGAAGCTTGTACTTTGTAAACTACTTGTGGCAGCTACGTCATGCAGTTAAGTCAGTGTACAGGTAATCTCATCTGCCTAATTGATTTGAATTGTTGAATCATTTGATGAAATTTGCCTACAAATTCTGCACATAAGTCTGTTTCGAAATCATGAATTGTTGAAACCTCATTTTTCTGTTGTGGGTTTCACGCATTAACACTGCTTTACCACTGCATTGGCAACCGATGTAACTAAATTGTTCTAATGTAGCTTTAACAGTTCTTACAGGTAGATTTTCTTGAATAACTTGTTCATTTTGTCTTTATGTTATGCTGAAAGTTGTTCCTTCAAATTTCACTCGCATTATCTTGGGTTTAAGTTCTTATGAGGAGGACTCCATTTTAAGCAACTTCATTAAACCAGTTCATTCAGAAAACTACTTGTAAATTTCTTTGAATAAATTGTTTCATTATTGGAAACCTAATAAATTGATTTCTTTTCATTGTTGTGTAGTGCGGTATTATCTGGTACTTTTATTGTCCTACGGATAGCTAGTTATTATATTAGTTACTTGTTTTATTTTGCACGAACTGCATTTTGGGATAATAACTTACATTTATTTTAACTTGGTGTGAATCCATTAGAGTTTTTTATCCAGAAAGAGGAAAGTTTGTTTTTGTCTTGGATTGTTACAATTAGAGCTTGTTTGCTTTGACTTTTGGTTCACTAGCCTAGGTAAACTGCCAATTAATCTTGCATTGAGAAAACAAAAGATTACCGGATAGATTGAATTGATACGAATATCTTGTTGATTCCTCTGTATAGCCATGGTTGACTGGCTAAGACGTTGTCCTGTATGGTCATCACTAGCTTAAATATTGCAGAACTCTAAAAGTTTGCTACTCCTTTGAGTCTTGTTTGTAGCGATTTTAAGAACCAAGTAATGCTCATAATGCTCAAATCATATACAGAAGTTTACTGGCTATAGTTGTATGGGTTAcatggggttaaaaaaaaaaatcaggtgTCAAGTAGATAGAATCCGTATATGTCAATACTCAATAATTCTTTTTACTATCATATAATCAAGAATTTCGTCACTATCGTATTGTGATACTCGTTTAGTATCTGTCGTCATTATCATATAATTAAGAGTTTCGTCACTATCATATTTTTGATACTTGTTTAGTATCTGTTTGCAGGCTCTCAAGTCTTGCACAAGCTGATTAGGATTATTGACCGTTGCAGTAGTGTTTTGTGTGTATTCGGGTTTGTCTAGTTTGTGGCTTTGGACGTCGAAACAATCAATCTGTAGACTTGGTTTTCAAGTTTGGAAACTGAGTATTAGATGCTAATGCTAGAAGATgctatattattgttcttcagGTTTATGTGTAATTTAAATCTTTACTTGTTTATTGGATTCTATGTAATTGTGATGGTTTGCTACTACACCCCATTTTGGAATTATGGTTTTCCTGATA encodes the following:
- the LOC133742596 gene encoding probable eukaryotic translation initiation factor 5-1, giving the protein MALQNIGASNRDDAFYRYKMPRMITKIEGRGNGIKTNVVNMVEIAKALARPASYTTKYFGCELGAQSKFDEKTGTSHVNGAHDTAKLAGLLENFIKKYVQCYGCGNPETEIIITKTQMLNLKCAACGFVSDVDMRDKLTTFILKNPPEQKKSAKEKKAMRRADKEQLKEGEAADEEQKKLKKEAARKKGTSGSKVSSKKKTTGSDEDHSPTRSHGDVIDQAAEDDDDDVQWQTDTSIEAAKKRIEEQLSAATADMVMLSTTEEKKKSPPKSPEREKKAEAKSENGADNVHGKLVDEIKQSLKAGSNSSQLKTLLGTLSGTPQEKMDALLEALFEGVGKGFSKEVTKKIKYISEATIAEGSQLTLLRGLESFCDKANPDATKEVALVLKSLYDEDVLEEEYIMKWYQQGLSGKAKSSQIWKNIKPFIEWLQSAESETEEE
- the LOC133745385 gene encoding auxin response factor 17-like; its protein translation is MPPNSHRHTRSRSHSHAPPPPPPSQLVSIDPKIWRACAGNSVTIPTLHSRVYYFPQGHLEHSTTSSSSAPVLLSPLVLSKPLILCRIAAVQFLADPTTDEVLAKLLLHPVHSGLSPHHRELSAAAAAEEGEEDDDGGDRVVSFAKILTPSDANNGGGFSVPRFCADSIFPPLNYQAEPPVQTLSVTDLHGGVWDFRHIYRGTPRRHLLTTGWSKFVNHKMLVAGDSVVFMRSSRGGEMYVGVRRTMRASAGGDCGRWSSHIGLKSEEEGSGSDGFKTKLSAAAVAEAAEMAAQDMAFEVVYYPKAGWADFVVKAEVVEKALKVFWTAGMRVKMAMETDDSSRMTWFQGTLSSAFVPENGPWKGSPWRMLQVTWDEPEVLQNAKRVSPWQVDFVASTPSLHTVPSLHTVFPPTKRLRAPLNPGLLRNGEEEFMIPITGAANSTMGQFNASLLNYNIFPAGMQGARQDLFCVSNVSHLLNENSPRMCTYNSFGNNNMVPRLKRVSTELNIGSPQSDQLSPDSQSSPHSFGMELDGNRNCNSTKVGRSSFQLFGQTIQLEGIDAVGCTGDGGNIGYNETELLNNQLDLSYTKLLERIDVRVSAVEACTL